The following are encoded together in the Pleurocapsa sp. FMAR1 genome:
- the rpsJ gene encoding 30S ribosomal protein S10, with amino-acid sequence MATIQQQKIRIRLKAFDQRLLDTSCEKIVDTANRTNASAVGPIPLPTKRRIYCVLRSPHVDKDSREHFETRTHRRIIDIYKPSSKTIDALMKLDLPAGVDIEVKL; translated from the coding sequence ATGGCAACGATTCAACAACAAAAAATCCGCATTCGCCTCAAAGCATTCGATCAACGTCTACTTGATACCTCGTGTGAAAAAATTGTAGACACAGCCAACAGAACTAACGCTTCTGCTGTTGGTCCAATTCCTTTACCAACTAAAAGAAGAATTTACTGTGTATTGCGATCGCCTCACGTAGACAAAGATTCTCGCGAACACTTTGAAACTCGTACCCATCGCCGCATTATTGACATCTACAAGCCTTCTTCTAAGACTATTGATGCCTTAATGAAATTGGATTTGCCTGCTGGGGTTGATATTGAAGTCAAACTTTAA
- the fusA gene encoding elongation factor G, protein MARTIPLERVRNIGIAAHIDAGKTTTTERILFYTGIAYKMGEVHDGAATMDWMQQEQERGITITAAAITTSWKDHKVNIIDTPGHVDFTIEVERSMRVLDGVIAVFCSVGGVQPQSETVWRQANRYNVPRIAFVNKMDRTGANFFKVHEQIKDRLQANAVPIQIPMGSEGEFEGIVDLVEMKAIIYKDDLGKEIENIEIPEQLLDKAKEYRAKLIESIAETDEALLEKFLMEEEFSTAEIKAAIRKGTIDGSIMPMLCGSAFKNKGVQVLLDAVVDYLPAPTEVPPITGELLNGEEAVRHSSDEEPFAALAFKIASDKFGRLTFVRVYSGVLEKGSYVYNATKQKKERISRLVVLKSNDRIEVDELRAGDLGAIVGLKLAATGDTLCDDKQPIILESLFVPEPVISVAVEPQTKSDIEKLSKALQTLADEDPTFRVSTNPETNQTVIAGMGELHLEILVDRMLREFNVEATVGKPQVAYRETIRQSSRAEGKYIKQSGGKGQYGHAVLEIEPAEAKSGFEFVSKIVGGTIPKEYIPAIEQGVKQTCESGILSGYPLIDVKVTLVDGSYHDVDSNEMAFKVAGSMAVREAVKKASPVVLEPMMKVEVEVPEDFLGDVIGDLNSRRGNIEGMNSEAGIAKIDAQVPLAKMFGYATDIRSKTQGRGIFSMEFSEYSDVPRNEAEAIIAKNKGNTLI, encoded by the coding sequence GTGGCACGTACTATACCGCTGGAACGAGTGCGAAACATAGGCATTGCTGCTCACATAGATGCGGGCAAAACGACAACAACAGAGCGTATTCTTTTCTACACGGGCATCGCCTACAAAATGGGGGAAGTTCATGATGGCGCAGCCACTATGGACTGGATGCAGCAAGAGCAGGAAAGAGGAATTACTATTACCGCTGCTGCCATCACTACAAGCTGGAAAGATCATAAAGTCAATATTATTGATACCCCAGGTCACGTAGACTTCACAATTGAAGTTGAGCGTTCGATGCGCGTGCTTGATGGCGTAATTGCTGTATTTTGTTCTGTAGGCGGTGTACAGCCCCAGTCTGAGACTGTTTGGCGGCAGGCAAATAGGTACAATGTGCCAAGAATTGCTTTTGTCAATAAAATGGATCGTACAGGAGCAAATTTCTTTAAAGTTCATGAGCAAATAAAAGATCGCCTTCAGGCCAATGCAGTACCAATTCAGATTCCTATGGGTAGCGAGGGAGAGTTTGAAGGGATTGTAGATTTAGTTGAGATGAAAGCCATCATCTACAAAGATGATTTAGGAAAAGAAATAGAAAATATTGAAATTCCCGAACAGCTATTGGATAAGGCTAAAGAATATAGAGCGAAGTTAATCGAATCTATCGCCGAAACTGACGAAGCACTCCTTGAAAAATTCTTGATGGAGGAAGAGTTTAGTACAGCAGAAATCAAAGCAGCAATTCGTAAGGGTACGATTGATGGTTCTATTATGCCTATGCTGTGTGGCTCTGCCTTTAAAAACAAGGGAGTTCAAGTTCTTTTAGACGCGGTAGTAGATTACTTACCTGCTCCTACCGAAGTACCTCCTATTACGGGCGAACTACTTAATGGCGAAGAAGCCGTAAGGCATTCTAGTGATGAAGAACCATTTGCAGCTTTGGCTTTTAAAATTGCCAGTGATAAATTTGGTCGTTTGACTTTTGTGAGAGTCTATTCGGGGGTTTTGGAGAAAGGTAGCTATGTTTACAACGCCACCAAGCAAAAAAAAGAGCGCATTTCGCGCTTAGTGGTTTTAAAATCTAACGATCGTATTGAAGTAGATGAACTCAGGGCTGGTGATTTAGGAGCAATTGTTGGCTTAAAGTTAGCTGCTACTGGAGATACTCTGTGTGATGATAAACAGCCGATTATCTTAGAATCTTTATTTGTTCCTGAACCAGTAATCTCTGTAGCAGTAGAACCTCAGACTAAGAGCGATATAGAAAAGCTATCAAAAGCTTTACAGACTCTTGCTGATGAAGATCCTACTTTTCGCGTCAGTACTAATCCTGAAACTAACCAGACTGTAATTGCGGGAATGGGAGAACTTCATCTAGAAATTCTCGTAGATAGAATGTTAAGGGAGTTTAATGTTGAGGCTACGGTAGGTAAACCTCAAGTGGCTTATCGCGAGACGATTCGCCAAAGCAGTCGAGCCGAAGGTAAATACATCAAGCAGAGTGGCGGGAAAGGTCAATATGGTCATGCCGTATTAGAAATTGAACCTGCTGAAGCGAAAAGTGGTTTCGAGTTTGTTTCCAAAATTGTCGGTGGCACTATTCCCAAAGAATATATCCCTGCCATTGAACAAGGGGTGAAACAAACTTGTGAATCTGGTATCTTGTCAGGATATCCTCTGATAGATGTCAAGGTTACTTTAGTTGATGGTTCGTACCACGATGTAGACTCAAATGAAATGGCTTTTAAGGTAGCCGGTTCAATGGCAGTCAGAGAAGCAGTAAAGAAAGCTTCTCCTGTGGTCTTAGAGCCTATGATGAAAGTTGAGGTTGAAGTTCCTGAAGATTTCTTAGGAGATGTGATTGGAGACTTGAACTCTCGCCGAGGCAACATTGAAGGTATGAACTCCGAAGCTGGCATAGCAAAAATAGATGCTCAAGTTCCTTTGGCTAAAATGTTTGGCTATGCTACCGATATCCGCTCAAAAACCCAAGGACGCGGTATATTTTCGATGGAGTTCAGTGAGTACAGCGATGTTCCTCGCAATGAAGCAGAGGCAATCATCGCTAAAAACAAAGGAAACACACTAATTTAA
- a CDS encoding ribonuclease HII, whose translation MSNEQLTDNFDDSLLAEFISSDTLVGGVDEVGRGALFGSVVAASVVLPLSAIPKLVAAGVQDSKKLSAKKRQELVWPIKQIVAGWHISYASVSEIDNLNILQASLLAMNRSISGLPVMPDICLVDGKFRVPNLSIPQKTVIKGDLRSPVIAAASILAKVWRDRLVIGLAEKYPEYNLAANKGYPTAAHRLAIQQYGICAEHRRSFKLCQCSDCGG comes from the coding sequence GTGAGCAATGAGCAGTTGACGGACAATTTCGACGATTCTTTGTTGGCAGAATTTATCTCCTCAGATACTTTAGTTGGGGGGGTTGATGAAGTTGGCAGAGGAGCTTTGTTTGGTTCAGTAGTGGCAGCATCTGTAGTTTTACCCCTCTCAGCTATTCCCAAACTAGTTGCTGCTGGAGTTCAAGATAGTAAAAAGCTTTCTGCTAAAAAACGTCAGGAACTAGTTTGGCCAATTAAGCAAATTGTCGCTGGTTGGCATATTAGTTATGCCAGCGTTAGCGAAATAGACAATCTTAATATATTGCAGGCTTCTTTGCTGGCTATGAACAGAAGTATATCTGGATTGCCAGTCATGCCAGATATATGTTTGGTGGATGGCAAGTTTCGGGTGCCTAATTTGTCAATTCCCCAAAAGACAGTAATTAAAGGAGACTTGCGATCGCCTGTAATTGCAGCAGCTAGCATTTTGGCTAAGGTGTGGCGCGATCGATTAGTGATCGGCTTGGCAGAAAAGTATCCAGAGTATAATCTAGCTGCTAATAAAGGCTATCCTACTGCTGCTCATCGTTTAGCTATCCAGCAATACGGCATTTGTGCCGAACACCGTCGCTCATTTAAATTATGTCAATGTTCTGATTGCGGAGGATGA
- the tuf gene encoding elongation factor Tu encodes MARAKFERNKEHANIGTVGHVDHGKTTLTAAITLALAAIGNAKARRYEDIDAAPEEKARGITINTAHVEYETEKRHYAHVDCPGHADYVKNMITGAAQMDGGILVVSAADGPMPQTREHILLAKQVGVPSLVVFMNKEDQVDDEELIELVELEIRELLSEYDFPGDDIPIVAGSALKAVEALTAKPDTKQGEDPWVDKIYDLMEQVDTYIPTPEREIDKPFLMAVEDVFSITGRGTVATGRIERGVVKVGETIEIIGIRNTRSTTVTGVEMFQKTLDQGMAGDNVGVLLRGVQKEDIERGMVLAKPGSITPHTEFEGEVYVLTKEEGGRHTPFFKNYRPQFYVRTTDVTGTITDYTADDGSAVEMVMPGDRIKMNVELINAIAIEQGMRFAIREGGRTIGAGVVSKIIK; translated from the coding sequence ATGGCACGCGCAAAGTTTGAACGTAATAAAGAACACGCTAATATCGGTACAGTAGGTCATGTAGACCACGGTAAAACTACTTTAACAGCAGCTATTACTCTAGCTTTGGCTGCTATAGGTAATGCTAAAGCGAGAAGATACGAAGATATTGATGCTGCTCCTGAAGAAAAAGCGCGTGGCATCACGATCAACACTGCTCACGTAGAATACGAAACAGAAAAACGTCACTACGCTCACGTGGACTGTCCTGGACACGCTGACTATGTAAAAAACATGATTACTGGTGCTGCTCAAATGGATGGCGGTATTCTAGTGGTATCAGCAGCAGATGGTCCTATGCCTCAAACTCGCGAACACATTCTTTTGGCTAAACAAGTAGGTGTTCCTAGCTTGGTAGTGTTTATGAATAAAGAAGACCAAGTAGACGACGAAGAGCTAATTGAATTGGTCGAATTGGAAATTCGTGAGCTGTTGAGCGAATACGATTTTCCTGGTGATGATATTCCCATCGTTGCTGGTTCTGCTCTCAAGGCAGTAGAAGCATTGACTGCTAAACCTGATACTAAACAAGGTGAAGACCCGTGGGTTGATAAAATTTACGATCTAATGGAGCAGGTAGATACTTATATTCCTACTCCTGAGCGTGAAATTGATAAGCCTTTCTTGATGGCGGTAGAAGATGTCTTCTCCATTACAGGTCGTGGTACTGTGGCTACTGGTCGTATTGAGCGTGGTGTGGTAAAAGTAGGCGAAACCATCGAAATTATCGGTATTAGAAATACTCGCAGCACTACTGTCACTGGCGTAGAAATGTTCCAAAAAACTTTGGATCAGGGTATGGCTGGAGACAATGTAGGAGTGCTTCTTCGTGGTGTACAGAAAGAAGATATTGAACGGGGTATGGTTTTGGCTAAACCTGGTTCAATCACTCCTCACACCGAATTTGAAGGAGAAGTTTATGTACTAACCAAAGAAGAAGGTGGTCGTCATACTCCTTTCTTTAAAAACTACCGTCCTCAGTTCTACGTTCGTACAACTGACGTAACTGGTACTATCACTGACTACACTGCTGATGATGGCAGCGCAGTAGAAATGGTAATGCCTGGCGATCGCATTAAAATGAACGTAGAGCTAATTAACGCGATCGCTATTGAGCAAGGAATGCGCTTTGCGATTCGTGAAGGTGGTCGTACTATCGGTGCTGGTGTAGTCTCTAAGATTATCAAGTAG
- the rpsG gene encoding 30S ribosomal protein S7, translating into MSRRSTKKKRPVPPDPVYNSRLLSMTIRRIMRSGKQSLASRIIYDAMSIIGERTGNEPIEVFEQAIKNLTPLVEVKARRVGGATYQVPMEVRQGRGTTLALRWLIQFSRSRGGRTMASKLASEIMDAANETGGAMKKRDETHRMAEANKAFAHYRY; encoded by the coding sequence ATGTCTCGTCGTTCAACTAAGAAAAAACGCCCCGTTCCCCCAGATCCAGTTTACAATAGTCGCCTTTTGAGTATGACTATTAGAAGAATTATGCGTAGTGGAAAGCAATCTTTAGCGTCTCGTATAATTTATGATGCTATGTCCATTATTGGCGAAAGAACTGGCAACGAACCAATAGAAGTATTTGAACAGGCTATCAAAAACTTGACTCCTTTAGTAGAAGTTAAAGCTCGCCGTGTTGGTGGAGCTACATATCAAGTACCTATGGAGGTAAGGCAGGGTAGAGGTACAACCTTGGCTTTGCGCTGGTTAATTCAGTTTTCTCGTTCTAGAGGCGGTCGTACAATGGCAAGTAAGTTAGCCAGCGAAATTATGGATGCTGCTAATGAAACTGGAGGAGCGATGAAGAAGAGGGATGAAACCCATCGTATGGCAGAGGCAAATAAGGCTTTTGCTCATTATCGCTATTAA
- the pheA gene encoding prephenate dehydratase, producing the protein MNLSLAYLGPTGTNSETAALAYAKWLTAHQNQTATLCPYPSIALALQSVVKGKVDYAVVPIENSVEGSVTVVLDTLWQSENLQVHQELTIPILHGLLSYAQSLEQIKTVYSHPQALAQCQKWLEKFLPQAQLVPTNSTTEGIQKLKDDLTTAAVSAPRAAELYQVPLLRQDIKDRPDNCTRFWIVSSHDIKNGSHLSLAFSLPQNAPGALVKALEIFARREINLSKIESRPTKRYLGEYIFFIDLEGNSHNIEIRDALSDLSACTEVLKIFGNYNLLDAD; encoded by the coding sequence ATGAATTTATCTCTTGCCTATTTAGGACCTACTGGAACTAACTCCGAAACTGCTGCCTTGGCATATGCAAAATGGCTAACTGCCCATCAGAATCAAACGGCAACTCTTTGTCCTTATCCTAGTATTGCTCTTGCCTTACAATCTGTAGTTAAAGGTAAAGTTGATTATGCAGTCGTACCAATTGAAAATTCCGTTGAGGGAAGCGTTACGGTTGTTTTAGATACTCTATGGCAATCAGAAAATCTCCAGGTACATCAAGAACTAACCATCCCTATTCTGCACGGATTGTTATCTTACGCTCAATCATTAGAGCAAATTAAAACAGTTTACTCTCATCCTCAAGCTTTGGCTCAATGTCAGAAGTGGCTCGAAAAATTTTTACCCCAAGCGCAGCTAGTGCCTACCAACTCTACTACTGAGGGCATACAAAAACTCAAAGATGATTTGACCACAGCAGCAGTTTCTGCTCCTAGAGCAGCAGAATTATACCAAGTTCCCTTATTAAGACAGGATATTAAAGATCGCCCCGACAACTGTACTCGTTTTTGGATTGTAAGTTCTCATGACATTAAAAACGGTAGCCATCTTTCCCTAGCTTTTAGCCTGCCTCAAAATGCTCCAGGAGCTTTAGTCAAAGCCTTAGAAATCTTTGCCCGTAGAGAAATTAACTTGAGTAAGATTGAATCCCGCCCTACTAAACGCTATTTGGGAGAATATATCTTTTTTATAGATTTAGAAGGTAATTCTCATAATATAGAAATTAGAGATGCTTTAAGCGATTTATCTGCCTGTACAGAGGTTCTTAAAATCTTTGGAAACTATAATCTACTCGATGCAGACTAG
- a CDS encoding DUF1997 domain-containing protein, with amino-acid sequence MDVSFSASELVQISVANQETPIQHYLRQPKRLVKAIADPQLMKQISDDLYELKMRPINFMEIYHFQPIVVLKVWSGSDGSVYLKSENCQIKGIDYINRRFSLKLKGILSAQESAGNTILEGQADLEVRVELPTGLMFTPKPFLEKAGNKLLKSVLVRIKQKLTTQLIQDYRTWASQETISSATPASELSPDHGF; translated from the coding sequence ATGGATGTTAGTTTCAGCGCCTCAGAATTAGTTCAGATTTCAGTAGCTAATCAGGAAACTCCGATACAGCATTATTTGCGTCAACCTAAAAGGCTGGTAAAGGCGATCGCCGATCCGCAGTTAATGAAGCAGATATCTGATGATTTATATGAGTTGAAGATGCGACCGATTAACTTTATGGAAATTTATCATTTCCAGCCAATTGTAGTGCTTAAAGTTTGGTCTGGTTCTGACGGCAGCGTATATTTAAAATCTGAGAATTGTCAAATTAAGGGAATTGACTACATAAATCGGCGTTTTTCTCTCAAGCTCAAGGGTATTTTATCTGCTCAAGAGTCAGCAGGCAACACCATCTTAGAGGGTCAAGCTGATTTAGAAGTAAGAGTTGAGTTACCGACTGGTTTAATGTTTACCCCCAAACCATTTTTAGAAAAAGCAGGGAATAAACTGCTCAAAAGCGTTTTAGTTAGAATTAAACAAAAGCTGACAACTCAATTAATTCAGGATTATCGCACCTGGGCATCTCAAGAAACCATCTCAAGTGCGACACCTGCATCTGAGTTATCTCCAGATCACGGATTTTGA
- a CDS encoding LON peptidase substrate-binding domain-containing protein — MAPSSIAVRELPLFPLPEVVLFPSRPLPLHIFEYRYRIMMNTILENDRRFGVLSIDPATGEIAEYGCCAEILHFQRLPDDRMKMLTFGQQRFKVLEYVREKPYRVGLVEWIEDKPPTQDLRPIATEVEELLKNVVHLSAKLTSQKIELPDDLPNSPTELSYWVASNLYGVASEQQALLEMQDTLERLQREQEILASTRNHLAARTALKDALDD, encoded by the coding sequence ATGGCACCTTCTTCAATCGCAGTCAGAGAACTACCCTTATTTCCCCTTCCTGAAGTCGTTTTGTTTCCCAGCCGTCCGTTACCGCTGCATATATTTGAGTATCGTTACAGAATTATGATGAACACAATTCTGGAAAATGATCGTCGTTTCGGAGTGTTGTCTATCGATCCCGCTACAGGAGAGATTGCCGAATATGGTTGCTGTGCCGAAATTTTACATTTCCAGAGACTACCTGATGATCGGATGAAAATGTTAACTTTTGGGCAACAAAGGTTTAAAGTTTTAGAATATGTTCGTGAAAAACCCTATCGCGTCGGTTTAGTAGAGTGGATTGAGGATAAGCCACCTACTCAAGACTTAAGACCGATAGCAACTGAAGTTGAAGAATTACTAAAAAACGTAGTTCATTTATCAGCCAAGCTTACTAGTCAAAAAATAGAGCTTCCTGATGATTTACCTAATTCGCCTACCGAGCTATCTTACTGGGTAGCCAGCAACTTGTATGGTGTAGCATCAGAACAGCAGGCATTGTTAGAAATGCAGGATACTTTGGAGCGTTTACAAAGAGAACAAGAAATTCTTGCTTCTACTCGTAATCATTTAGCAGCCCGCACTGCACTTAAAGATGCTTTAGATGATTGA